One Drosophila santomea strain STO CAGO 1482 chromosome X, Prin_Dsan_1.1, whole genome shotgun sequence DNA segment encodes these proteins:
- the LOC120455619 gene encoding uncharacterized protein LOC120455619: MAEQAQEPKTKKLKFSASELPPEEVMLAIEKKLSKPGWKNPERYITAAGSVGVPITMKKRIPESFVKVCRHEHALAEQSTPVQTRTKLCRFFKLNYKPRVLNLTDPPEE; encoded by the exons ATGGCAG AACAAGCACAagaaccaaaaaccaaaaagctAAAGTTCAGCGCCAGCGAGCTGCCCCCCGAGGAGGTCATGCTGGCGATCGAGAAGAAGCTTTCCAAGCCAGGATGGAAGAACCCCGAGCGGTACATCACTGCAGCGGGGTCAGTGGGGGTGCCAATCACCATGAAGAAGCGGATACCCGAGAGTTTCGTCAAGGTCTGCCGTCATGAGCACGCCCTTGCGGAGCAGTCGACCCCAGTGCAGACTCGAACGAAGCTTTGTCGCTTTTTCAAACTCAACTACAAGCCACGTGTCCTCAATCTGACGGACCCACCCGAGGAGTAA